CTTTCAAAGTATTCTTTGTATTTTCCTTTTCCTAAACAAACAAAGAAGATATCCGGGTGTTTATCTTTTAAAAGATGAGCAGCTTTAATAATTGTCTCATACCCTTTGCCGGGTTCAAGTGCAGCAGCTGTTATGACGACAAATGAATTTTCAGGTATATGCAGTTCATCTCTTAACTGAATATTTTCTCCATCATTTATGTGTAATCTTATACTGCTCGGAATCGTTTTCAATATACTTACACTTACTCCATCAGCGTGCAATGATTCCTTAATATACTCTGAATTGCATAAGATCAGATCGATGATTCTGTTCCTGTACTTTAAAATACTAAAAAGATTCTTCTTGATCGGAAATGGAACTCTCTTCGTAAAAATAAGGATCAAGTTTGGATTGAATAATTTCATTAAAAGACCAAGTGACAGTGCATGAGCTGTATGTGTATGAAGAATGTTGATTTGCAGTTTTCGTGCCAGTCTGACCAATTTATACACTGCAAAAATGTCCATTTCATTTTTCATAACAATTGGAATACAGTTCAGCTCTTGTTCTTTGCATTTCTTTTGCAGCTCAGAATTGAGCTGACAGATTAGGATGGAGAAAATATTGAGTTGTTTCAAACCTTTCTGCAAAAGATAGACCTGGTTCTGTCCTCCCCTCCAGGAAAATGAAGTATCGATATGTAGCGTTCGAACGTTC
This sequence is a window from Candidatus Cloacimonadota bacterium. Protein-coding genes within it:
- a CDS encoding glycosyltransferase encodes the protein MKNVRTLHIDTSFSWRGGQNQVYLLQKGLKQLNIFSILICQLNSELQKKCKEQELNCIPIVMKNEMDIFAVYKLVRLARKLQINILHTHTAHALSLGLLMKLFNPNLILIFTKRVPFPIKKNLFSILKYRNRIIDLILCNSEYIKESLHADGVSVSILKTIPSSIRLHINDGENIQLRDELHIPENSFVVITAAALEPGKGYETIIKAAHLLKDKHPDIFFVCLGKGKYKEYFERKIKDLDLTSHIFFLGFKPNVRSYLRSSNVFILVSQKEGFGGSILEAYAEGLPVIASKTGGLPELVKDGKTGLLVSVDDPKMLAEKIVYLKNNPDIQEKFSYASLNLVKQYSSQQIIKRIAAHYKKLIAMNN